Proteins encoded together in one Telopea speciosissima isolate NSW1024214 ecotype Mountain lineage chromosome 4, Tspe_v1, whole genome shotgun sequence window:
- the LOC122660448 gene encoding ubiquitin-conjugating enzyme E2-23 kDa-like yields the protein MFSLSNRSGSVCLDVINQTWSPMFDLVNIFEVFLPQLLLYPNPSDPLNGEAAAMMTRDREGYERKVKEHCEWYAKADDIQGQQEEASDDEDVNMSSDDEMNVEGI from the exons ATGTTTTCTTTGTCAAACAGATCCGGGTCAGTCTGTCTTGACGTTATCAACCAAACATGGAGCCCTATGTTCG ATCTCGTAAACATTTTCGAGGTGTTTCTTCCTCAGCTATTGCtctatccaaatccatctgATCCTTTGAATGGTGAAGCAGCAGCCATGATGACAAGAGACCGCGAAGGTTACGAGCGAAAAGTAAAAG AGCACTGTGAGTGGTATGCTAAGGCAGATGACATCCAAGGTCAGCAAGAAGAAGcaagtgatgatgaagatgtcAACATGAGCAGTGACGATGAAATGAATGTTGAAGGCATTTGA